The genomic segment TTTGGAGGCCATGGCTTCTGGGATTCCAGTTCTTGCTTCGGATATTCCGGGTTATAGATGTGTGATTAAAAATGGAGTGAATGGTTTACTTTTCCCCCCTGGAAAGCCAGAGGAAATTGCGTCAAAGGTTATAAAACTTATGAAAGATGAGAGATTACGGAAGACTTTAATAAGAGGAGGACTTAATACAGTAGAAAGATATTCTTGGAGTGCCATTGCAAAAGAAATTATTAAATTCTACTATGAAGTCAGTCCTTCTCTACCATAATATATCAAAAACCTTTTCTCCTTATGGAGGGGTTGTTTTTCCTTGGGAATTTAGGAAGCAAATAAGATTTCTAAAAAATAAAAGAATAAAATTTTTAACCCCAGAGAATTTTATCAAGGAGGATTCTGGAATCTTACTAACATTTGATGATGGATATATTGATTTATATGAGTTTGCTTTTCCAATAATTCAAGAAGAAAAAATACCTGCTATTATTTTTGTGGTTTCAGGGTTTGCTGGGAAAAAGAATAATTGGGATGTTACAATAGGGAAATCCTTTATCCATCTTCCATGGAGTAAAATAGATGAGATGCACCGCTATGGGATTACGATTGGTTCTCATTCTCATCTTCATCCTGATTATTCAAGAATCCCTAT from the candidate division WOR-3 bacterium genome contains:
- a CDS encoding polysaccharide deacetylase family protein; this encodes MKSVLLYHNISKTFSPYGGVVFPWEFRKQIRFLKNKRIKFLTPENFIKEDSGILLTFDDGYIDLYEFAFPIIQEEKIPAIIFVVSGFAGKKNNWDVTIGKSFIHLPWSKIDEMHRYGITIGSHSHLHPDYSRIPIEFVRKDMEISFKIISDKLGEEVKYFSYPFGRIRKGEWYLAEEVGFKLAFTSIPVSLGNPYFLGRWGVYTIDNIFTLSAKLGLNKLRTIEKIKCRGINLVSNATSIIKGFKS